A single window of Actinoallomurus bryophytorum DNA harbors:
- a CDS encoding MarR family winged helix-turn-helix transcriptional regulator translates to MSDVRDTEDLLALERQVCFALAVASRNVIAVYRPLLEPMGLTHPQYLVMLALWGRSPLSVKELSGLLRLDPGTLSPLLKRLEAGGLIQRRRARDDERVMAVTLTDEGHALRAEAERIPPAIVERLGMDLTELQDLHGTLTRLIAAADRANGVVGAADRAHQD, encoded by the coding sequence GTGAGTGATGTTCGCGACACCGAAGACCTGCTAGCGCTGGAGCGGCAGGTGTGCTTCGCGCTGGCGGTCGCCTCGCGCAACGTGATCGCGGTCTACCGGCCGCTGCTGGAGCCGATGGGGCTGACACATCCGCAGTACCTGGTCATGCTCGCCCTCTGGGGGCGCTCACCCCTGTCGGTCAAGGAGCTGAGCGGCCTGCTGCGGCTCGATCCCGGCACCCTGTCGCCGCTGCTCAAGCGCCTGGAGGCCGGCGGCCTCATCCAGCGACGACGCGCCCGTGACGACGAGCGGGTCATGGCCGTCACGCTGACCGACGAGGGTCACGCGCTGCGCGCCGAGGCGGAGCGGATCCCGCCTGCGATCGTCGAGCGTCTCGGCATGGACCTCACCGAGCTCCAGGACCTGCACGGGACGCTGACCCGCCTGATCGCCGCGGCCGACAGGGCGAACGGCGTGGTGGGCGCGGCCGACCGCGCCCACCAGGACTAA